A region of Sesamum indicum cultivar Zhongzhi No. 13 linkage group LG7, S_indicum_v1.0, whole genome shotgun sequence DNA encodes the following proteins:
- the LOC105165999 gene encoding uncharacterized protein LOC105165999: MHACWRENNQLLLNNHHTRPTGSKPLPEISAALPEANATSSRKGRGRYHGSPRGHSYGRGHGGRGRGRGRGNGRGNTWINPIIQKHNGNKAKNQQEKTTNEDLCYRCGMSGHWSRTCRTAQHLVKLYQVSVKAKGKEVETNFVEAGISDNTHIDASDFFQSIENEDKISLSCPYRYFF, encoded by the exons ATGCACGCTTGTTGGAGAGAAAATAATCAgcttttgttgaataaccaTCACACCCGACCCACTGGTTCCAAGCCACTTCCTGAAATTTCAGCGGCATTGCCTGAAGCAAATGCTACTTCTTCACGAAAGGGGCGTGGTCGTTACCATGGCTCACCACGGGGCCATTCTTATGGTCGTGGTCATGGCGGTCGCGGCCGTGGTCGTGGTCGCGGTAATGGTCGTGGTAATACATGGATTAATCCCATTATTCAGAAGCACAATGGGAACAAGGCAAAGAATCAACAAGAGAAAACTACAAATGAAGATCTTTGCTATAGATGTGGGATGTCTGGGCATTGGTCCCGTACCTGTCGTACGGCACAACATCTGGTCAAATTATACCAGGTTTCTGTAAAAGCGAAGGGTAAAGAAGTTGAGACTAATTTTGTTGAGGCTGGAATCTCAGACAATACCCACATAGATGCTTCAGATTTTTTCCAGtctattgaaaatgaagataaaatcTCCCTGAGCTGCCCCTACA Ggtatttcttttaa
- the LOC105165958 gene encoding thioredoxin-like protein CDSP32, chloroplastic, whose translation MATITNFLLKQPPFLAPITKITPLYPQFSSNLLPLSSKPKQNFLNLDTNRPIFVPKATAASDVEKVKKKERVQRVHSTQEFDEALRAAKNRLVVVEFAASDSEDSSKIYPFMVDLSRNCSDVDFLLVMGDESEETRKLCAREKIEQVPHFTFYKGMEKIHEEEAIGPDQLVGDVLYYGDSHSAVVQVHCREDVEKLIEDHKADHKLIVLDVGLKHCGPCVKVYPTVIKLSRSMEDTVVFARMNGDENDSCMEFLRDMNVIEVPTFLFIRDGEIRGRYVGSGKGELIGEILRYQGVRVTY comes from the coding sequence ATGGCTACAATCACCAATTTCTTACTCAAACAACCCCCATTTCTCGCCCCAATCACCAAAATCACCCCTCTTTACCCTCAATTTTCTTCCAATCTCCTCCCGCTATCATCTAAACCCAAGCAGAATTTCCTCAATTTGGACACAAACCGCCCGATTTTCGTACCAAAAGCCACCGCCGCTTCCGACGTTGAGAaggtgaagaaaaaagaaagagtgcAAAGAGTTCACAGCACAcaagaattcgacgaagcaCTCCGGGCGGCCAAAAACCGCCTCGTGGTGGTCGAGTTCGCCGCCAGCGACAGCGAGGACAGCAGCAAAATCTACCCCTTCATGGTAGATCTCAGCCGCAACTGCAGCGACGTCGACTTCTTACTCGTCATGGGCGATGAATCGGAGGAAACTCGCAAACTCTGCGCCCGCGAGAAAATCGAGCAGGTCCCTCACTTCACCTTCTACAAGGGCATGGAGAAGATCCACGAGGAGGAAGCCATCGGCCCCGATCAGCTCGTCGGCGACGTTTTGTACTACGGCGACAGCCACTCCGCGGTGGTACAGGTGCACTGTAGAGAAGACGTGGAGAAGCTGATCGAAGACCACAAAGCTGATCACAAATTGATCGTTTTGGACGTGGGGCTGAAACACTGCGGGCCGTGCGTGAAGGTTTACCCGACGGTGATTAAGCTGTCGCGGTCCATGGAGGATACGGTGGTTTTCGCCCGGATGAACGGGGACGAAAATGATAGCTGCATGGAGTTCTTGCGGGATATGAATGTGATAGAAGTGCCGACGTTTTTGTTCATCCGAGACGGGGAGATCCGCGGACGGTATGTCGGGTCGGGTAAAGGGGAGCTTATTGGGGAGATACTGAGATACCAAGGTGTTCGGGTCACTTATTGA